The following nucleotide sequence is from Oscillospiraceae bacterium.
TATGTACCGTGCTCTTGCTGACGCCGAAGCGCTTCGCGGCATCCCGAACCGTGGCGCCGGTCGCAGCGATATAAGCCGCAAGCATTAACACCCTGTCCGAGATCGGGTCAAATCC
It contains:
- a CDS encoding sporulation transcriptional regulator SpoIIID, which codes for MRRGRYGKECGGFDPISDRVLMLAAYIAATGATVRDAAKRFGVSKSTVH